In Liquorilactobacillus nagelii DSM 13675, the following proteins share a genomic window:
- the purF gene encoding amidophosphoribosyltransferase, giving the protein MSDEIKGLNEECGVFGVFDATDASRLTYFALHSLQHRGQEGAGIVSSDGQQLYQFRNRGLLSEVFADKKDLAGLIGRSAIGHVRYGTSGNNVLANVQPFLFHFHDGDVALAHNGNLTNAQTLKSHLEDDGAIFQSSSDTEILIHLIRKNQHLSFIDALKKSLNQVRGGFAFLLLRKDCLVAALDPNGFRPLSIGQLANGAYVVASETCAFDMIGAKFVRDVLPGELIVIDQDGLHVDHYTTDTQLAICSMEYIYFSRPDSIIHGVTVHNARKMMGRLLAQQSPADVDMVIGVPNSSLSAASGYAEESNLPYEMGLIKNQYIARTFIQPTQELRERGVKMKLSAVRGVVEGKRVAIIDDSIVRGTTSKQIVHLLREAGAKEVHMRIASPPLRFPCFYGIDISTRSELMAANYSVTEMCEQIGADSLEFLTIPNLIKAISVPDGKNTPHGGLCVAYFDGDYPTPLYDYEAGYLASLKKQQAREVIQ; this is encoded by the coding sequence ATGTCTGATGAAATCAAAGGCTTAAATGAAGAATGCGGTGTTTTTGGAGTTTTTGATGCCACAGATGCCAGCCGACTAACTTATTTTGCTTTACACAGTTTACAGCATCGTGGTCAAGAAGGCGCTGGCATTGTTAGTAGTGATGGTCAACAGCTGTATCAGTTTCGTAATCGTGGCTTGTTATCAGAGGTTTTTGCGGATAAAAAGGATTTAGCGGGATTGATTGGTCGTTCGGCAATTGGGCATGTTCGTTATGGAACGAGTGGTAATAATGTGTTAGCAAATGTACAGCCGTTTTTATTTCATTTTCATGATGGTGATGTTGCACTGGCACATAATGGCAACTTAACTAACGCACAGACACTTAAATCCCATTTAGAAGATGATGGGGCAATTTTTCAGTCAAGCTCAGATACAGAAATTTTAATTCATTTAATTCGTAAGAATCAGCATCTAAGTTTCATAGATGCATTGAAAAAAAGTTTAAATCAAGTTCGTGGAGGTTTTGCTTTTTTATTATTGCGTAAAGATTGTTTAGTCGCAGCTTTGGATCCGAATGGCTTTCGGCCACTATCAATTGGTCAGTTAGCTAACGGAGCTTATGTTGTTGCAAGTGAAACTTGTGCATTTGATATGATTGGAGCTAAATTTGTGCGGGATGTCTTGCCAGGTGAATTGATTGTAATTGATCAAGATGGACTACATGTTGATCATTATACAACTGACACCCAACTGGCAATTTGTTCAATGGAATATATTTATTTTTCGCGACCAGATTCAATTATTCATGGAGTAACAGTTCATAATGCTCGTAAGATGATGGGACGACTATTGGCACAGCAATCACCAGCTGACGTTGATATGGTAATTGGCGTGCCCAATTCATCATTGTCAGCGGCTAGTGGATATGCTGAAGAAAGTAATTTGCCATATGAAATGGGCTTAATTAAAAATCAGTATATTGCACGAACCTTCATTCAACCTACTCAAGAATTACGTGAACGTGGTGTTAAAATGAAATTATCAGCAGTTCGTGGGGTAGTTGAGGGAAAAAGGGTCGCAATTATTGATGATTCAATTGTTCGTGGAACAACTAGCAAGCAGATTGTACATTTGCTGCGCGAAGCTGGTGCTAAAGAAGTGCACATGCGAATTGCTTCCCCACCACTTCGTTTTCCGTGCTTTTATGGAATTGATATTTCAACTCGGTCAGAGTTAATGGCAGCAAACTATTCAGTTACTGAAATGTGTGAACAAATTGGAGCAGATTCACTGGAATTTTTGACGATTCCTAATTTAATTAAAGCAATTTCAGTCCCTGACGGCAAAAATACTCCCCATGGTGGTTTATGTGTAGCATATTTTGATGGAGATTATCCAACGCCACTTTATGATTATGAAGCTGGGTACTTAGCATCTTTGAAAAAACAACAAGCACGTGAGGTGATACAATAA
- the purM gene encoding phosphoribosylformylglycinamidine cyclo-ligase, with product MNRYQQAGVDVTAGYEMVQRIKKNVAATKRTGVMGGFGSFGGLFDLGALNLKQPVLVSGTDGVGTKLLIAQTANQHQTIGIDCVAMCVNDVLAQGAEPLFFLDYIAVGQNRPAKMAQIVSGVAAGCQQAKMALIGGETAEMPDMYAKEEYDLAGFAVGAAEKEQLLTAESPQAGDVLIGLPASGLHSNGFSLVRQILFKDHHLQLDYKPVELGGRSLAEELLVPTKIYVAAVLPLVKAGLLNGISHITGGGLYENLPRMFADSLQAVLQADSWPKLPIFNYLKKLGDLSTADCFHTFNMGIGLVLAVEPTKVKQVQQQLQISGQPNFIVGKLQSRPANQAKIMIK from the coding sequence ATGAATCGTTACCAACAAGCAGGTGTAGATGTTACTGCTGGCTATGAAATGGTTCAACGAATCAAAAAAAACGTTGCAGCTACGAAAAGAACCGGAGTAATGGGAGGATTTGGCAGTTTTGGCGGATTGTTTGATTTAGGTGCTTTAAACTTAAAACAGCCAGTATTAGTTTCTGGAACTGATGGTGTTGGGACTAAATTGCTAATCGCTCAAACAGCTAACCAACATCAAACAATTGGGATTGATTGTGTTGCAATGTGTGTTAATGATGTTTTAGCTCAAGGAGCAGAACCCTTATTTTTTCTCGATTATATTGCTGTTGGGCAGAACCGACCGGCTAAAATGGCACAGATTGTTAGTGGAGTTGCTGCGGGCTGCCAACAGGCTAAAATGGCTTTAATTGGTGGTGAAACGGCTGAAATGCCAGACATGTATGCTAAAGAGGAATATGACTTAGCTGGTTTTGCAGTTGGAGCGGCCGAAAAAGAGCAGTTGTTAACAGCAGAGTCTCCCCAAGCCGGAGATGTTTTGATTGGATTGCCGGCTTCGGGTTTGCATTCCAATGGCTTTTCACTTGTCAGACAAATTTTGTTTAAGGATCATCACCTGCAATTGGATTACAAACCAGTTGAATTAGGAGGTCGGAGTTTAGCGGAAGAACTATTAGTTCCAACCAAAATTTATGTTGCGGCAGTTTTACCGTTAGTCAAAGCCGGATTGCTGAACGGAATTAGTCATATTACTGGGGGAGGTCTTTATGAAAACCTACCACGGATGTTTGCCGACTCTTTGCAGGCAGTTTTGCAAGCTGATAGTTGGCCGAAATTACCGATTTTTAATTATTTGAAGAAACTTGGAGATTTATCGACAGCGGATTGTTTCCATACCTTTAATATGGGAATCGGTCTTGTTCTGGCTGTTGAACCTACAAAGGTAAAGCAGGTGCAGCAGCAATTACAAATTTCCGGTCAACCAAACTTTATTGTTGGCAAATTACAATCAAGACCAGCTAACCAAGCTAAGATTATGATTAAGTGA
- the purN gene encoding phosphoribosylglycinamide formyltransferase: MRVAIFASGNGTNFEILAQQFLNQQIPGQLSLLFCDHPQAPVIKRAERLGIAWETFTVKECGNKVAYEQRLVQLLKDYKIDFIILAGYLRVIGSPILDYYPKRIINLHPAYLPEYPGLHSIERALADKKTQTGVTIHYIDAGLDSGPIITQKRVPILPNDTLTTLEARVHACEHQLYPQVVKQLMTAFEKKEQI, from the coding sequence ATGAGAGTGGCAATTTTTGCTTCAGGTAACGGAACTAATTTTGAAATTTTAGCTCAGCAATTCTTAAATCAGCAAATTCCTGGTCAGTTATCACTGCTTTTTTGTGACCACCCACAAGCACCGGTAATTAAACGAGCTGAACGTTTAGGAATTGCCTGGGAGACTTTTACTGTCAAAGAGTGTGGCAATAAAGTTGCTTATGAACAGCGATTGGTACAGTTGCTAAAAGATTATAAAATTGATTTTATAATCTTGGCCGGTTATTTACGGGTGATTGGTAGTCCAATTTTAGATTATTATCCAAAACGGATTATTAATTTACATCCAGCTTATTTACCAGAATATCCAGGTTTGCATTCGATTGAACGTGCTTTAGCTGATAAAAAAACGCAAACGGGGGTTACGATTCATTATATCGATGCTGGCTTAGACTCGGGGCCAATTATTACGCAAAAACGGGTGCCAATTTTACCTAATGATACCTTGACAACTCTTGAAGCACGGGTTCATGCTTGTGAACACCAATTATATCCGCAAGTTGTTAAACAATTAATGACCGCATTTGAAAAAAAGGAGCAAATTTAA
- the purH gene encoding bifunctional phosphoribosylaminoimidazolecarboxamide formyltransferase/IMP cyclohydrolase: MRRALLSVSDKSNLIPFAKKLIEHQFEIISTGGTRQVLNDAGVKTISVEDVTGFPEILDGRVKTLNPFIHGGLLGRRELPEHRRVMKKLGIHPIDLVCVNLYPFKQTILKPGVKLADAIENIDIGGPSMLRSAAKNYRDVTVVVDSTDYQLISEQLDQQDEVDLTTRAQLAAKAFRHTAAYDALIANYLSEQVKVVAPEKLTLTYELEETMRYGENSHQKAWFYRDALPNKKYSITNAQQLHGKKLSYNNIKDADAAIRIAREFSKPTVVALKHMNPCGIGQADKLETAWDRAYAADSISIFGGVIVLNRKVDLATATKMHKLFLEIIIAPEFDPAAYDMLAKKKNLRILQLDFTAKDEPAKKETVSIMGGLLMQEQDVLAEDPHSWKVVTKTTPTDQQLANLLFAWKTVKHTKSNAIVVANGQQTLGIGAGQPNRIDSTKIAIKNAGEQIDEQTVLASDAFFPMDDCVQYAAEHGIKAIVQPGGSIRDQDSIAMADKYGIAMVTTGIRHFRH, from the coding sequence ATGAGAAGAGCTTTACTGAGTGTTTCTGATAAATCTAACTTGATTCCGTTTGCTAAAAAACTGATTGAACATCAATTTGAAATTATTTCGACTGGTGGGACTCGCCAGGTTTTAAATGATGCGGGTGTAAAAACTATTTCGGTTGAAGATGTAACTGGTTTTCCCGAAATTTTAGATGGTCGCGTTAAGACCTTGAACCCATTTATTCATGGCGGTTTGCTTGGTCGACGTGAATTGCCAGAACATCGTCGAGTAATGAAAAAATTAGGGATTCACCCAATTGATCTGGTTTGCGTGAATTTATATCCATTTAAGCAAACAATTCTCAAACCAGGCGTTAAATTAGCAGACGCAATCGAAAATATTGATATTGGCGGTCCGAGCATGCTCCGGAGTGCTGCCAAAAATTATCGCGATGTAACCGTAGTTGTTGATAGTACAGATTATCAACTGATTAGTGAACAACTGGATCAACAAGATGAAGTTGATTTAACAACGCGTGCTCAGTTGGCTGCTAAAGCTTTTCGTCATACAGCTGCTTATGATGCTTTAATAGCTAATTATCTTTCAGAACAAGTTAAGGTAGTTGCTCCTGAAAAATTAACTTTGACCTACGAATTGGAAGAAACGATGCGTTATGGTGAAAACAGTCATCAAAAAGCTTGGTTTTATCGGGATGCTTTACCAAATAAAAAATATTCAATTACTAACGCTCAGCAATTGCACGGGAAAAAACTTTCTTATAACAATATCAAAGATGCCGATGCAGCAATTCGGATTGCTCGTGAATTTTCCAAGCCAACTGTTGTTGCTTTAAAACATATGAATCCTTGTGGTATCGGTCAAGCAGATAAGTTAGAAACTGCTTGGGATCGGGCATATGCGGCGGATTCAATTTCGATTTTTGGTGGAGTAATTGTTTTAAATCGGAAAGTTGATTTGGCAACGGCAACTAAAATGCATAAATTATTCTTAGAAATTATTATTGCACCTGAATTTGACCCAGCGGCTTATGATATGTTAGCCAAAAAGAAAAACTTGCGCATTTTGCAGCTAGACTTCACCGCCAAAGATGAACCAGCAAAAAAAGAAACAGTTTCTATTATGGGTGGCTTATTAATGCAAGAACAAGATGTTTTAGCTGAGGATCCACATAGTTGGAAAGTCGTCACTAAAACAACGCCAACAGACCAACAGCTTGCTAACTTACTTTTTGCTTGGAAAACGGTTAAGCACACTAAAAGTAATGCAATTGTGGTAGCTAACGGACAGCAGACACTAGGAATTGGCGCTGGTCAGCCGAATCGAATTGATTCAACCAAAATTGCAATTAAAAATGCTGGCGAACAAATTGATGAGCAGACGGTGCTAGCTAGTGATGCTTTCTTTCCAATGGATGACTGTGTTCAATATGCCGCTGAGCACGGAATTAAAGCGATTGTCCAACCAGGTGGTAGTATTCGTGATCAAGATTCGATTGCAATGGCGGATAAATACGGCATTGCGATGGTAACTACTGGAATCAGACATTTTCGCCATTAA
- the purD gene encoding phosphoribosylamine--glycine ligase, which translates to MGKTGLKILVVGSGGREHAICRKFLASPLVDEVYCAPGNPGMSFSGVKTVAINELEFSKLRKFVEEKQITWTFVGPEDALVAGIVDDFQTAGLKIFGPTARAAQLEGSKKFALEFMQRYQVPTATYQAFQEPTAALKALPAFKLPVVVKADGLAAGKGVTVATTQAAAVAAIKQLFNEGQQEVVLEEYLSGAEYSLFAVIGKNNYQLLPMAQDHKRVYDNDLGPNTGGMGAYSPLPQLSKQLYQKIVTEVVEPSVQGLRQEKFNYHGILYIGLIATESGPKVIEYNVRLGDPETQVVLPRVKSDFAELISDCLADKRLAPIKTSERACLAVVIAAQGYPQNPQSGQLLPELNEKSEVTVDFANVAVASATTLKAAGGRLAAVVAEADSLIQAQTKAYQYLSEKQFDNCFYRHDIGMKATHKSYK; encoded by the coding sequence ATGGGTAAGACGGGGTTAAAAATCTTAGTGGTCGGTTCTGGAGGAAGAGAACACGCGATTTGTCGTAAATTTCTAGCTAGTCCACTGGTTGATGAAGTCTATTGTGCGCCGGGAAATCCGGGAATGTCGTTTTCTGGGGTTAAAACGGTGGCTATTAATGAACTTGAGTTTTCAAAATTACGTAAATTTGTTGAAGAAAAACAAATTACTTGGACTTTTGTGGGACCTGAAGATGCTTTAGTTGCAGGTATTGTAGATGACTTTCAAACGGCTGGTCTCAAAATTTTTGGGCCGACTGCGCGAGCCGCTCAATTGGAAGGCTCAAAAAAATTTGCTTTAGAATTTATGCAACGTTATCAGGTTCCAACTGCTACTTATCAAGCTTTCCAAGAGCCTACAGCTGCTTTGAAAGCTTTACCAGCGTTTAAGTTGCCAGTAGTTGTGAAAGCAGACGGCTTAGCAGCTGGCAAGGGAGTTACTGTGGCAACCACCCAAGCAGCTGCCGTCGCAGCGATTAAGCAATTATTTAACGAGGGTCAGCAAGAAGTTGTTCTTGAAGAATACTTAAGTGGCGCTGAATATTCACTTTTTGCTGTAATCGGTAAAAATAATTATCAACTATTGCCAATGGCACAGGATCATAAACGAGTCTATGATAACGATCTTGGTCCGAATACGGGTGGCATGGGGGCCTATAGTCCGTTGCCCCAACTTTCAAAACAACTTTATCAAAAAATTGTGACCGAAGTTGTTGAACCGAGTGTTCAGGGATTACGGCAAGAAAAATTTAATTATCACGGGATTTTGTATATTGGGTTGATAGCAACTGAGAGCGGTCCAAAGGTCATTGAATACAACGTTCGTTTAGGCGATCCAGAAACACAAGTTGTATTGCCACGCGTTAAAAGTGATTTTGCTGAATTGATTTCTGATTGTTTAGCAGATAAAAGGTTGGCACCAATCAAGACTAGTGAGCGAGCTTGTTTAGCAGTAGTTATTGCTGCACAAGGATACCCGCAAAACCCCCAATCAGGTCAACTATTACCAGAACTAAATGAAAAATCGGAAGTTACAGTTGATTTCGCTAATGTTGCGGTTGCTTCAGCAACGACTTTAAAAGCTGCTGGTGGTCGGTTAGCTGCTGTTGTAGCAGAAGCTGATTCTTTAATCCAAGCTCAAACAAAGGCATATCAATATTTATCTGAAAAGCAATTTGATAACTGCTTTTACCGCCATGATATTGGCATGAAAGCAACGCATAAATCCTATAAATAG